The genomic DNA AATGGCCGCGATAGAATACCCGCTCTTTGTAACCCATGCAGATCTGCCTGTCTCCGGGGAGAAGAGTCCACACCCCCTGATCTGAGAGTCATCTATTTATCTCCACACGCAAAAATCCAAAAGCTGATGAGATCTATACGGACCGGAATGCTCATTGCACTGTGCATTTCCCTCTTTTCATCTCTTTCCATGGCCGTACCGATGCCTGATGACATGATTTTTTTAACCGAAGAATATCCACCATTTAATTATCTTGAAAACGGAGTGCCTTCCGGCCTGTCTGTGGAACTTCTCAGGACAGCACTTGAGAGAGCCGGGATTTCCTTCTCCACCGAAGATATCAGTCTTATGGCCTGGTCTGATGCATACCGGATGACAGAATCCAGGAACAATACCGGGCTTTTCTCAATGGCACGAACACCGGAGCGTGAGGCACGCTTCAAATGGGCTGGGCCCCTCATGCAATGCCCTCTTGTTTTCTTTGCTGAAAATGAATCTCTGAAGACGGCACGGCCGGAGAACAAGGATCTTCGGGCAGTTGTCATCAAAGATGATATCGGCCTGTATGTCGGCAGAGAGGCAGGAATTCCGGATGAGAACATATTCCAGGTGACAACCCCTGCTGAAGCAGTTCAGCGGCTGATCGATGGAACATCAGATGTATGGGTTTATGCCCTGTATCCTGGTGAGAGCCTGATTCAGACCATCGCAGAAAATCCGGAATCATTCTATATCCTTGATGATCTGGGCAGGTCAACCTACTACATTGCATTTAACCTGAATACTGATCCAGACATCATCGATGCCATCCAGACCGAACTGGATGCGATGAAAACGGACCGCAAGGATGAGGGAATTACCACCTATGAAAAGATTGTCGGGAAATACGTAGGTCCGATTTGTGCTGAAAAGTCACAAACACGGCAACAGATAACCAACCTTGTCAATCTCACTGCGGATGCCATCAGCCGGGATGCAACCGGAACCCTTGCAGATATTCAGAACGGGCGACATCCGTACAAGGATCGGTCTGACCCTTCATTATATGTGTATGTCTTTGATACCGGAGTCACTCTTATTGCCAATGCTGCACAGCCTTCCCTTGCCGGGACGAACTTTTCAGGAAAAGTAGATGCGTCGGGGAAGAAATTCAGGGATGAGATCGTGACCGGAGCTATGAAGCAGGGTTCAGGTATTGTGACATACACCTACTCAAACCCGCTTGAGACGGGGATTTTCTACAAAGAGGCCTATTATACCCTCGTGACAGGGAGTGATAAAAAGCAGTACATCGTCTGTGCCGGACGGTATCTCTCCTGTGACGAGATCTGACCTATTTCCATCTTTTTTTCACATGAAACAGCCGCGACTGCTCTTCCCGCTCCAGTTCTTCCCGGCTTGCCGTAATCGTTGCGATAGACGCTTCGAGTGATGGTATTACCACATGCTCGAGTGCCTTTACCCGGCGGGAAATCCGCTCTATCTCGGTTATCAGGTGATTGAGTGCCGCGGCATTTCCGGCATATGCAATAATTGCATCAACGAGCTTCTCATACGCATCTGCCATATCATCAATGACCAACGAAGTACCGAGGAGTCCATATCCCCGATCCACGAGATCTGTCCTCACATTACTCCCGGTAATCACCGGGACCCGGATACCAAAGAGGTTCTTTTCAGAGACTTCAATCTCGGTCTTTGATTCAACCGAGTATGCCGCAATTGTGACATTAAGCATCCCCTCAATCATGTAGGCAGGGGCCAGAAGATGCCTGACCCGCCGGTACCTGACCATGAGAAGATCATATTCTGCCTTCACGAGAGGAGCCAGCTTTGTGACTTCCAGAATAAGGCCATCACGTTTCATCTGCAACGTCTTATAAGACCTGACGGCGATTTTAAGTCTTGACTTTAAAACAAGGAGTTCTGATTTTGTCGGCCTGATATCACGAAGATATGACACCTTACATCACCAGATGCTGTCTAATAAAATCCGGATTAACCCCGAACTGCTTCCCTCTCGCTATAGCCCGAAGGTTTGCAATCTCATACCGCTTGTGCTCAAGATAGGATATGATGGGAAGAACAGAGAACTGGTGTCGCCGTGCAAGTCCGTCCAGATGATGAAGGAGCATGGCATTCACCGAGAGCATGACGGTGTATAAGGGTGTCTTGTGAGCCGCCCATCTTCGCCAGACGACATCTGCTGCATCAGCCTCACAGACATTCTCATCACATCGCAGGTTTTTGAGTGCTTCGGTGAGTATTGACAGGATCCCGGCACGGGACAGTTCATTCACAAAGGTCTCCCGGTCTGTCACCCCATAGAGCCTTTGAAAGTCTTCCGGAGTCATATATCCGCCTGTCACCATAAACGGGGTGATATCAGACACGTTGCTCCCGGCACGAAGCCTGAATATATTTCTGATATTGAGGATATCTATCTCAAACCGCAGGTGGGGAAGGATGACATCACCTCCCCTGATACCAAACCTGGCATCGGAGAGCAGATTTCCATAATACGCAAGGTAAAGTTCGTTCTCCAGGGAGGCGAAGAGGCCACGACGGTATCCGTCAGTAATCCGGGCTGAGAGAATATTATAATGAATCCATGAAGAGAGACTATCGGTGATCTCATGAATGGACCGCAGGGTCAGGAGATGGTCAAGATGGGAGGGGGACAGGACACCGGCAGGAATGAGCACGGCCCGTATCCGGTCACCAGGGATGTGAAACTGGCATCCCCGCAGAATAAGCATGACATTCTCGATATCCCATCGCGAAAAGTATTGCTCAGCAAGTTCTTGTAAGGCTCCGGGGGCAATAGAGAGGATACTCCGGTATGTTTTTGCGAGATTTTCAGTAAGAGCATGTTCAATTAACTCAATGTCTGAATAGGCAGAGGAGAGCGTATGCACCTCTTCATGGTATCCGGATTCTCCGATAAACCGGATGATCTGGGAAAGCTCCATATTCAGGAGCCGGTTGTACTGGTCAGGCGAAATGAGAGACTTCTTCTTCAGCCCAATCCGGGTACAGATATACCGGTACGAGGAAGGGGTTACCAGATAATGGTGCATGATAGGAGTGATTTTCTATTCTGCTACAATATATAAGTCAGGTATTTCATATACCCTGTCATATCGTATGTCATGAGAGCGGAGGTGACGAACCATGCATTCCCTGGCTATAGCTGCCATCACCAACACCGGGCTGTACCGAAGACGCAATGAAGACAGTCTGCTGGTGGGCAGAGATGTTCTTGCCTGCGTATCCCTGACTGAACCAAAAACATGGAGGATTGATTCATATCCGGTCATCCTTGCAGTTGCAGATGGTATCGGCGGCAGTGTGGCCGGAGATATTGCAAGCAGGGAGGTGATGAGATGTCTGGCACGACCACTTTGCCCTGACCGGGAGGAGACCCTTCATAACCTGATACACGCAGCACAAACCCATCTTGATCACCTGGTTGAAACCCGGCCAGACCTTGACGGGCTCGGAACAACCCTCGCAGGTGTGCTCGCTCTTCATGACCGCATAATCATCTTTTCATGTGGTGACTCCAGGGTGTATATGAACTTACCTGGAAATGAGGGAATACAATGCATGACAAAAGACCATTCAGTTGTCCAGGAGATGATCGAGACCGGACGGCTGACTGAAAAAGAGGCACGATCCCATCCACTTGGTCATATCATCACCTCATGCCTGTCCGGGGGACGAAGAAGAAGCTCACTTGATATCAGAATGTCAACTCACCCCATACAGAAGGGGACACGACTGGTTCTCTGCACCGACGGGGTTTGGGATTACGGAGGGGAACTCTTTCTCAAGGCAGCATTGAGAGGGGATCCAACCTCCGCAACACAGGAGATTCTTTCCATCTGCTATGATGCAGGAGCTCCGGATAATATAACCCTCATCATCGCTGATGTTGAGTAAAAAGGTTAAAAGTCGTCCCAGCTTTTGTTCTTGTCTTCGATGACCACCAAAGACAGGGTCGAGAGTTCATTTATTCCGTCACCGGTTTCTTTCCTGGTATTCCATGGATCTATCTTTATCGTCAGGTGATTTGGAAGCCGTGGGATATCATGGGGAATCATGAACCGCAGGTCAAACATGGCGGATGTTCCTCCTTTCAGGGGCGGAAAGGTATCAGTGACCGGAATGAGCCTGGTATCACCAATCCATGCCTCTACCGGGACATTGCCAGGGGCGATGTCATCGCCTCCCTGATTTGTGATGATGATCCGGGGAGTAACCGACCTTCCCGGGCGGGTATACGCATAATCACCTGCCAGAGAGACCTTTTCCAGAACATAGTCATGTCCAGCTGACTGAGGCGATACCACCTGGGCAGGGGCGGTGAAGACGATAGGCGATGTAAGTGACTTGTTTGTATCGGCGACGACAGGACCGGTGAGCATCAGAAGAAATCCGATGCTGATGACCAGAAGGGTAAACCTGATATTCATATTATGCCTCGATAATCCTGTATAAGTTAGATTATCTATTAGGAAATGGTTTCCTCTATGGGTTTTAAAGCAGCCCGAACCATGCAATATACGAGGTGATGACCATGATGACCAGGATGATTATCAAAACCTTATAGATGCAGGAATGACAGATACCACTTCCCATATGGATACATGCAGAGCAGTGATTTTCTTTGCAAATACGACAGGTATATTCTCCGTCATGATCTTCATGATGTATACAGGGAGTGACTGACATACCATATACTGGCAGGTTCTTTTGTAAAAATCCTTGGTGTACTCCCTGATCATTACGATACCCCACCGGGATCTAAATTTTTCTACAGGAACCCATATCTCTCATATGTATTTGGAGTTATATTCCTCCTGTATTCAGAATAAGGAATATGGTTTCATCTCAAACTATCTACACGGATTCTGAAAATCTGGCTTGAAGGATACACTGCATTCAGAGTCCTGGATTTGAAAAGCAATCTTTTCACCTTGATTACCGAAACCTTTTCCAGGCACGATAACGTCACCCACAGAGAGATCCCATCATCTGGAATGGTTCGACCTCCGGCGATATATGAACAATCCTGATAGCAGGTTTCTTCTCATTTCAATGAAAGATAGATTGAGCAACCAAATGTCAGCATGTCACATGTGAGATAAAGATGCAGTCACTGAAAAGAAGAGTCTTTGATAGTATCGATGATAAGGATGAGGGAGGGAAACCGAACAACATCTTTGACTTTTTCATCATTTTCATCATTATTGTCAACACCTTCGTCATCTTCATTGAGACATATCCGACCATCCGGAATAATTACACAGAATATCTGGATCTTATTGAATACATCACCATTATTGTCTTTACCACAGAATACCTGCTCAGAATCTGGACCTGCACCTGTTATCCGGAGTATTCACACCCCGTTACCGGAAGGCTGCGTTATGCCTGTTCCCTCACGATGATCATAGACTTTTTCGCAGTTTTTCCATTTTACCTGATGTTTGTCATACCCCTCAGTCCATATGTTGTTCATTTTCTCCGCCTGTTCAGACTGTTCAGGGTTTTAAAACTTCTGAGATATTATGGATCCATTGATGTGATATACCGGGTGATTAAAAGAGACAGCCAGTATCTCTTCTCGATTATCATTATCCTGCTGGTTTTTCTCTCCTTCAGCTCATACCTTATTTATATCTTTGAAGCTGAAGCACAACCTGATAAAATCAAGGACTTTGATGATGCTCTCTGGTGGGCTATCGAGACGACGAGCACGGTTGGATATGGTGATGTTATTCCGGTCACAGAGATAGGGAAATTTTTTTCTTTCCTCATAATAATTGTAGGAATCGGGATAATTGCACTTCCAACAGGGATTATTGCTTCAGGATTTCTCGAAGAACTCCGTGCTTCAAAAGAAGGATCATATGATCTCTCTGACCTGCATCTAGCAGATGAGATAAGGAAATTAAAAGAGCTGCTGGATGAAGGGATCATTTCAGAGGATGAGTTCAGGCGAGGGAAGGAAAAGATCCTGAAATAATCGTATATCTGATATTGCTGGAATTATTCGTATTGGTTTGGAAACCGATACCAATAATCGTAAGGGTTTAATGTAATGCCAACTTTCTGTACAAATCCAGAAAATATGGCTTAAAAGATGAATTGCATTCAGAATGCAGGCTTTGGATTAACCACGGGTTTCCATTGATTATTACAGGACTTTTTACCGGACACGATAAACCGGCAGATTTTTTGAAACTGTAAACATATACCCATTCTGGAAATAATATGGAAGAATGTTCATCGTTCCGGGAGATTGACATGATTGAAAAACAGATAGATCCTGAACGAGTCAGAAACCTGGCTGAAACATGGGGGATCGCGGTCACTGCTGACGGAAAGGTCAGGATTCCGATCTGCAGGTATAGTGATGTGCTGCCTCTCATCAAAAAGAGGCCGGAACGTTAAAATTTCATAAAAACTGCCTGCCATATATCGTGTTCCTGCTCTCAAACGGATACCTATAGATGAACCACACCAGAATTTTCGTAATTTTTTCCCTGATACTCATAATTTCACCAGTCTCTTCCCTTTCAGTTCATTTCCTTGATGTTGGTCAGGGTGATGCTACGCTTATCAGGCATAATGGCCATACCATGCTTATCGATGCAGGGGATATGGATGCTGGCCCTGACATTCTCTCTTATCTTCAGTATCAGGGAGTTACTCGTCTGGACGTTCTGGTCTCCACTCATCCGCATACTGACCATATAGGGGGAATGAGCGATATTCTGCAAGCGCTACCGGTCAGTCTCTATGTGGATAATGGAGCGACCCATACCACCCCGGCCTACCGTAATCTGGAAAAAGCCCTGATAAAAAAACAGATCCCATATGCAACCGCGAAAAAGGGTGATACAATTCCCTTCACCGATGATATCACTATTCTTGTCACCTCTCCGGATGAGCTCACCGGTGATTTGAATGAGGACTCACTTGCCCTTCTGCTTACCTACGGAGAGGTCAGGATCTTCTTCACCGGGGATTGTGAGAGTTGTGATGCTTCATGTGATATCGTGAAACTTGCACATCATGGCTCCAAGGGATCTGCGACCCGTGCCATCCTGAACGGAGATATTCCTGACTGTGCAATCATCTCGCTGGGCATAGACAATGAGTATCATTATCCGGCCCCTTCCACGATCAATGCCCTGAAAAAGGCCGGGGTTGAGGTATTCAGGACTGATGAAGAAGGAACGATTGTTTTGAGGACTGATGGAGAAAAATACTGGTTCGTCTAATATGGTCCTGGCGATTGTTGACCGGGTTGAGGATGATGTATTGGTACTGGTCACCCCTACCAAGCCAAATCGGGAGATCCATCTCCCCTGTTCACTCTTTCAGGGAATGAATGAAGGAGACGTGGTAAGGATAACCGTAGAGAAGGACGAGGAGAAGAGGAAAGATATTGAGAAAGATATCAAAGACCAGAGAACAAGACTGAAGCGGGTAAATCTTTAATTTTTCTGGTGTGGGAGCAGGATCTCTTTTGCTCATCATTGTGTGAGAGCCCTCATTCAATCATTCCTGAATATATGGCTGCAACGCCTGACAGAACGTTATTCTCCCATTTGGTATGTCAGACATGTGCAAACAATTACTACCCGCCCAAACAATTAAACTTTCAGAGCCGAATTAAAGTATCATCACAGTCCGACTCCAAAGTCCCAGTCTGACGCATATGATTCCGATTTTCCATTCCAAAACCAGGAAAAGACCTCCGCGGTGGGCATTGGTACTTCTGGCTCTCCTGTGCATCATGGCAGTATGCTGCTCTCCTGCTCTTGGTGCTCGAGATGTCAGAGTACCTCTGACTGAGCTCAGGCCCTCCCTGTTCACCGATGAGCAGGGAAACCCGGCCGGGTTTTTTGTCGACCTTATCGAGGATCTGGCTAAAAAAGAAGGTTGGAGTGTCATCTGGGTAAGTGGTACACTCTCTGAGAGCTGGGATCGCCTGTCACGGGGTGATGTCGATCTCATGCCTGCGGTGACGGTCACGCCAGAACGGCTCATACTCTATGATTTCACAAATGAATCGGTTCTCTCGATCTGGTCACAGGTCTATGCACGCCCTGATTCGGGCATCAATACCATCCTTGATCTGGAAGGTAAACGAGTCGCAATGGTCAGGGGAGCATCCAGTGGGGTGGGACTTCGGGACTATGCAGAAAAATTCGGAGTAACTGCCATATATCTGGAGAAGGACACAGCGACCGATATTTTTACCGCTGTTTCAGAAGGAGAAGCAGATGCCCTTGTGATGTTTAACTCTGCAGGTCAGGAGGAGGTGAAGGAATACGGGCTTGCCACAACCCCGGTTATGTTTAACCCGGCACAGTTTGGGTTTGCGGCATTATAGGGGAAGAACCAGGATCTTCTCAAGGCGATCGATCCCTATATTGCAGAAAGCAAGAAGAATCCATCCTCCATCTACAGCATGTCAATGCAGAGATGGTATAGCATTACAGCCGAAGAGATAATACCTGCTTTTCTCTGGTGGATTCTTGGAGGAGTTGCCAGCCTTGCCTCTCTCTTTGTTATGATGAGTTATCTTCTCCGGCGTGAGGTAAGACGGAAGACGGCTGAACTTGCCAGACAGAACGAGGAACTGGTTCGGAAAAATGAAGAGTTACGAGCTGCATATGACCAACTTACCGCGATGGATGAAGAACTGAAAGATAACTTTTATCAACTGAGAAAAAGTGAAAGTGCACTCATTCAGGCTCGGAAAAAACTAAACCTCCTCCATACACTCATCAGCCAGGATATCAGGAATGCATTCTTTAACCTGGCAGGGTTTATCCAGATTTCAAAGGAATCTGAATCCTTTGATGAAGCAAAGATAATTTTCGAGAAGGAAGAGAAGATTTTACAATCGGTTCAGGACAACCTCTCCTTTTCAGAGAAATATCAGAATCTCGGGATCAATCAGCCACGATGGCAGAATTTTGAATATGTTCTTCTCAGTGCCATATCCCATCTTGATC from Methanospirillum hungatei JF-1 includes the following:
- a CDS encoding cache domain-containing protein; translated protein: MRSIRTGMLIALCISLFSSLSMAVPMPDDMIFLTEEYPPFNYLENGVPSGLSVELLRTALERAGISFSTEDISLMAWSDAYRMTESRNNTGLFSMARTPEREARFKWAGPLMQCPLVFFAENESLKTARPENKDLRAVVIKDDIGLYVGREAGIPDENIFQVTTPAEAVQRLIDGTSDVWVYALYPGESLIQTIAENPESFYILDDLGRSTYYIAFNLNTDPDIIDAIQTELDAMKTDRKDEGITTYEKIVGKYVGPICAEKSQTRQQITNLVNLTADAISRDATGTLADIQNGRHPYKDRSDPSLYVYVFDTGVTLIANAAQPSLAGTNFSGKVDASGKKFRDEIVTGAMKQGSGIVTYTYSNPLETGIFYKEAYYTLVTGSDKKQYIVCAGRYLSCDEI
- a CDS encoding V-type ATP synthase subunit C; translation: MHHYLVTPSSYRYICTRIGLKKKSLISPDQYNRLLNMELSQIIRFIGESGYHEEVHTLSSAYSDIELIEHALTENLAKTYRSILSIAPGALQELAEQYFSRWDIENVMLILRGCQFHIPGDRIRAVLIPAGVLSPSHLDHLLTLRSIHEITDSLSSWIHYNILSARITDGYRRGLFASLENELYLAYYGNLLSDARFGIRGGDVILPHLRFEIDILNIRNIFRLRAGSNVSDITPFMVTGGYMTPEDFQRLYGVTDRETFVNELSRAGILSILTEALKNLRCDENVCEADAADVVWRRWAAHKTPLYTVMLSVNAMLLHHLDGLARRHQFSVLPIISYLEHKRYEIANLRAIARGKQFGVNPDFIRQHLVM
- a CDS encoding substrate-binding periplasmic protein — its product is MVLLALLCIMAVCCSPALGARDVRVPLTELRPSLFTDEQGNPAGFFVDLIEDLAKKEGWSVIWVSGTLSESWDRLSRGDVDLMPAVTVTPERLILYDFTNESVLSIWSQVYARPDSGINTILDLEGKRVAMVRGASSGVGLRDYAEKFGVTAIYLEKDTATDIFTAVSEGEADALVMFNSAGQEEVKEYGLATTPVMFNPAQFGFAAL
- a CDS encoding ATP-binding protein, whose amino-acid sequence is MQRWYSITAEEIIPAFLWWILGGVASLASLFVMMSYLLRREVRRKTAELARQNEELVRKNEELRAAYDQLTAMDEELKDNFYQLRKSESALIQARKKLNLLHTLISQDIRNAFFNLAGFIQISKESESFDEAKIIFEKEEKILQSVQDNLSFSEKYQNLGINQPRWQNFEYVLLSAISHLDLSHISRRIDLPDIEIFADPLLEDAFLSIMDAIARQGDQVTRIGLSCQKNADTITIIIESDGQGIPANEKEQVFKWEYLGKSGTSLFLAREILSITDISLQETGEPDAGIRFEITVPESEYRIVETNE
- a CDS encoding DUF3006 domain-containing protein; translated protein: MEKNTGSSNMVLAIVDRVEDDVLVLVTPTKPNREIHLPCSLFQGMNEGDVVRITVEKDEEKRKDIEKDIKDQRTRLKRVNL
- a CDS encoding ion transporter, which codes for MQSLKRRVFDSIDDKDEGGKPNNIFDFFIIFIIIVNTFVIFIETYPTIRNNYTEYLDLIEYITIIVFTTEYLLRIWTCTCYPEYSHPVTGRLRYACSLTMIIDFFAVFPFYLMFVIPLSPYVVHFLRLFRLFRVLKLLRYYGSIDVIYRVIKRDSQYLFSIIIILLVFLSFSSYLIYIFEAEAQPDKIKDFDDALWWAIETTSTVGYGDVIPVTEIGKFFSFLIIIVGIGIIALPTGIIASGFLEELRASKEGSYDLSDLHLADEIRKLKELLDEGIISEDEFRRGKEKILK
- a CDS encoding V-type ATP synthase subunit D, which produces MSYLRDIRPTKSELLVLKSRLKIAVRSYKTLQMKRDGLILEVTKLAPLVKAEYDLLMVRYRRVRHLLAPAYMIEGMLNVTIAAYSVESKTEIEVSEKNLFGIRVPVITGSNVRTDLVDRGYGLLGTSLVIDDMADAYEKLVDAIIAYAGNAAALNHLITEIERISRRVKALEHVVIPSLEASIATITASREELEREEQSRLFHVKKRWK
- a CDS encoding PP2C family protein-serine/threonine phosphatase gives rise to the protein MHSLAIAAITNTGLYRRRNEDSLLVGRDVLACVSLTEPKTWRIDSYPVILAVADGIGGSVAGDIASREVMRCLARPLCPDREETLHNLIHAAQTHLDHLVETRPDLDGLGTTLAGVLALHDRIIIFSCGDSRVYMNLPGNEGIQCMTKDHSVVQEMIETGRLTEKEARSHPLGHIITSCLSGGRRRSSLDIRMSTHPIQKGTRLVLCTDGVWDYGGELFLKAALRGDPTSATQEILSICYDAGAPDNITLIIADVE
- a CDS encoding ComEC/Rec2 family competence protein, which encodes MNHTRIFVIFSLILIISPVSSLSVHFLDVGQGDATLIRHNGHTMLIDAGDMDAGPDILSYLQYQGVTRLDVLVSTHPHTDHIGGMSDILQALPVSLYVDNGATHTTPAYRNLEKALIKKQIPYATAKKGDTIPFTDDITILVTSPDELTGDLNEDSLALLLTYGEVRIFFTGDCESCDASCDIVKLAHHGSKGSATRAILNGDIPDCAIISLGIDNEYHYPAPSTINALKKAGVEVFRTDEEGTIVLRTDGEKYWFV